One window of Anaerolineae bacterium genomic DNA carries:
- a CDS encoding branched-chain amino acid transaminase yields MAFRSDYIWFNGEFVPWDEAKVHVGVHALHYGTSVFEGIRAYKTVKGTAVFCLPQHVRRLFNSAKVLRMPIPYTEEQIAQAILDTVAKNRHEACYIRPLVFRGMERLGVDGRACPVEVVIMTWEWGAYLGPEALEQGVDAGVSSWRRMAPGTLAANCKIGGQYVNSQFVTMEAKDRGFAEGIALDINGYVSEGSGENIFLVYNSTIQTPPLAASILEGITRQCVITLARDMGYTVEEAMIPRERLYVADEAFFTGTAAEITPIRSIDGIPVGSGRRGPITAKLQERFFAITSGKEEDRWGWLTYVPKT; encoded by the coding sequence ATGGCGTTCCGGTCTGACTATATCTGGTTCAACGGCGAATTCGTCCCCTGGGACGAGGCCAAGGTGCACGTGGGGGTGCACGCGCTCCACTACGGTACCAGCGTCTTCGAAGGCATCCGCGCCTACAAGACAGTGAAGGGCACGGCGGTCTTCTGCCTGCCACAGCATGTGCGCCGGCTGTTCAACTCCGCCAAGGTCCTGCGCATGCCCATCCCCTACACCGAAGAGCAAATCGCGCAGGCTATCCTGGACACGGTGGCGAAAAACCGCCATGAGGCGTGTTACATCCGGCCGCTGGTCTTCCGCGGCATGGAGCGCCTGGGGGTGGACGGACGGGCCTGCCCGGTGGAGGTGGTCATCATGACCTGGGAATGGGGCGCCTACCTGGGTCCGGAGGCGCTGGAGCAGGGTGTGGACGCCGGCGTGAGCTCCTGGCGCCGTATGGCCCCCGGCACCCTGGCGGCCAACTGCAAGATCGGCGGCCAGTACGTCAACTCCCAGTTTGTCACCATGGAGGCCAAGGACCGCGGCTTCGCCGAGGGCATCGCGCTGGACATCAACGGCTACGTCTCCGAGGGGAGCGGCGAGAATATCTTCCTGGTCTACAACAGCACCATCCAGACGCCGCCGCTGGCCGCCTCTATCCTCGAGGGCATCACCCGCCAGTGCGTCATCACCCTGGCCCGCGACATGGGCTATACCGTTGAGGAGGCCATGATCCCGCGGGAGCGGCTCTACGTGGCCGATGAGGCGTTCTTCACCGGCACAGCGGCCGAGATCACGCCCATTCGCTCCATCGACGGTATCCCGGTGGGGAGCGGCCGGCGCGGCCCCATCACCGCCAAACTACAGGAGCGCTTCTTCGCCATCACATCCGGTAAGGAGGAGGATCGCTGGGGATGGCTCACCTACGTCCCCAAAACGTGA
- the ilvC gene encoding ketol-acid reductoisomerase, producing the protein MAKMYYDKDADLNLLKGKKIAIIGFGSQGHAHALNLHDSGCDVIVGLYKGSRSWSKAEEAGLKVMTPAEATAASDIVMILVQDNVQKELYEKEIGPNLRAGNMLMFAHGFNIRYNQIIPPRDVDVTMVAPKSPGHRMREVFTQGGGVPGLVAVYQDATGHAKELALAYARGIGCTRAGVIETTFEEETETDLFGEQAVLCGGVTALIKAGFETLVEAGYQPEIAYFECLHELKLIVDLIQQGGLSYMRYSISDTAEHGDYYAGPRIITEETRAEMRRLLKAIQDGSYAREWILENQAGRPFFNSMRKQEKNHLIERVGRELRRMMPWLDPKEVPPTW; encoded by the coding sequence ATGGCCAAGATGTATTACGACAAGGATGCGGATCTCAACCTGCTCAAGGGCAAGAAGATCGCCATCATCGGGTTCGGAAGCCAGGGGCATGCCCATGCCCTGAACCTACACGACAGCGGCTGTGACGTGATTGTGGGCCTGTACAAGGGATCGCGCTCTTGGTCCAAGGCGGAGGAGGCCGGCCTCAAGGTCATGACGCCGGCGGAAGCCACCGCGGCCTCCGACATCGTCATGATCCTCGTGCAGGACAACGTCCAGAAAGAGCTGTACGAGAAAGAGATCGGCCCCAACCTGCGCGCCGGCAATATGCTCATGTTCGCCCACGGCTTCAACATCCGCTACAACCAGATCATCCCGCCGCGCGACGTGGACGTGACCATGGTGGCGCCCAAAAGCCCCGGCCACCGCATGCGCGAGGTCTTCACCCAGGGCGGCGGCGTGCCCGGCCTGGTGGCGGTCTATCAGGATGCCACTGGCCATGCCAAGGAACTGGCCCTGGCGTATGCCCGCGGCATCGGCTGTACCCGCGCCGGCGTCATCGAGACCACCTTCGAGGAGGAGACCGAGACCGACCTCTTCGGCGAGCAGGCGGTGCTGTGCGGCGGTGTGACGGCGCTCATCAAGGCCGGCTTTGAGACCCTGGTGGAAGCCGGCTATCAGCCCGAGATCGCCTACTTCGAGTGCCTGCATGAGCTGAAGCTCATCGTGGACCTGATCCAGCAGGGCGGCCTGAGCTACATGCGCTACTCCATCAGCGACACAGCGGAGCACGGGGATTACTACGCCGGCCCGCGCATCATCACCGAGGAAACGCGCGCCGAGATGCGCCGGCTCCTGAAAGCCATCCAGGACGGCTCCTACGCTCGCGAATGGATCCTGGAGAACCAGGCCGGCCGGCCCTTCTTCAACTCCATGCGCAAGCAGGAGAAGAACCACCTGATCGAGCGCGTGGGGCGCGAACTGCGCCGCATGATGCCCTGGCTCGACCCGAAGGAGGTCCCCCCGACCTGGTGA
- the ilvN gene encoding acetolactate synthase small subunit, with the protein MKTTKTIIAWMEDRPGVLARVASMIRRRNYNVVSLAVAPTETPAISRMTAVLECDASQEKLVGMQLRKLVNVTNVVTDLTPDKAIFRELALIKVNADASKRSEVIHLAEVFRGQVVDVGPQTLTIEATGTQDKIDSLIELLQPFGVREVARTGPVAMLRGTANGRGISGNGRKAEE; encoded by the coding sequence ATGAAGACCACCAAGACCATCATCGCCTGGATGGAGGACCGGCCGGGCGTGTTGGCGCGGGTGGCCAGCATGATCCGCCGGCGCAACTATAACGTCGTCAGCCTGGCGGTCGCCCCTACGGAGACGCCGGCCATCTCCCGCATGACCGCCGTCCTGGAATGCGATGCCAGCCAGGAAAAGCTGGTCGGCATGCAACTGCGCAAGCTGGTCAACGTCACCAACGTCGTCACAGACCTGACCCCCGACAAGGCCATCTTCCGCGAGCTGGCGCTCATCAAGGTCAATGCCGATGCCTCCAAGCGCTCGGAGGTGATTCACCTGGCCGAGGTGTTCCGCGGCCAGGTGGTGGATGTCGGGCCGCAGACCCTGACCATCGAGGCCACCGGCACCCAGGACAAGATCGACAGCCTGATCGAGCTGTTACAGCCCTTCGGCGTGCGGGAAGTGGCGCGCACCGGCCCGGTGGCCATGCTGCGCGGCACCGCCAATGGGCGGGGCATCTCTGGCAACGGCCGTAAGGCAGAGGAGTAA